Proteins from a genomic interval of Aquabacterium sp. J223:
- a CDS encoding NAD kinase, giving the protein MPARFSHVALVGKYQAQGIRPLLQEIADFMMRQGVQVSLDAGTAQATGMEGLGGLTIADIGAQCDLAVVIGGDGTMLGVARQLARHQVPVVGINQGRLGFITDIAANAWREALGPILDGHFEDESRTMLDGSVWRDGQQIFESVSLNDVVVSRGATASMVELSVQIGEEFMANIRADGLILASPTGSTAYALSAGGPILHPAIAGWVLVPIASHTLSNRPIVLPDAAEVTIEIVAGRDASANFDMQSLASLLHGDRVRVCRSAHRVRFLHPRGWSYHATLRRKLRWYEGGV; this is encoded by the coding sequence ATGCCCGCCCGCTTCTCCCATGTCGCGCTCGTCGGCAAGTACCAGGCGCAGGGCATCCGCCCGCTGCTGCAGGAGATTGCGGACTTCATGATGCGCCAGGGCGTCCAGGTGTCGCTGGACGCGGGCACCGCGCAGGCCACCGGGATGGAGGGGCTCGGCGGCCTGACCATCGCCGACATCGGCGCGCAGTGCGACCTGGCGGTGGTCATCGGCGGCGACGGCACCATGCTCGGCGTCGCCCGGCAATTGGCCCGCCACCAGGTGCCGGTGGTCGGCATCAACCAGGGCCGGCTCGGCTTCATCACCGACATCGCGGCCAACGCCTGGCGCGAGGCGCTGGGACCCATCCTCGACGGCCACTTCGAGGATGAGTCGCGCACCATGCTCGACGGCAGCGTGTGGCGCGACGGGCAGCAGATCTTCGAGAGCGTCTCGCTCAACGACGTGGTGGTCAGCCGCGGCGCCACCGCCAGCATGGTGGAGCTGTCGGTGCAGATCGGCGAGGAGTTCATGGCCAACATCCGGGCCGATGGCCTGATCCTGGCCTCGCCCACCGGCTCCACCGCCTATGCGCTGTCGGCCGGCGGGCCGATCCTGCACCCGGCCATCGCCGGCTGGGTGCTGGTGCCCATCGCCTCGCACACGCTGTCCAACCGGCCGATCGTGCTGCCCGATGCGGCCGAGGTCACGATCGAGATCGTCGCCGGCCGCGACGCGTCGGCCAACTTCGACATGCAGAGCCTGGCCAGCCTGCTGCACGGCGACCGGGTGCGGGTGTGCCGCTCGGCGCACCGGGTGCGCTTCCTGCATCCCCGCGGCTGGAGCTACCACGCCACCCTGCGCCGAAAACTCCGCTGGTACGAAGGTGGGGTCTGA
- the hrcA gene encoding heat-inducible transcriptional repressor HrcA has protein sequence MLDERAKTLLKTLVERYIAEGQPVGSRTLSRASGLDLSPATIRNVMADLEELGLIASPHTSAGRIPTPRGYRLFVDTLLTVRNPDLAGAVAPPEARQALRPDQPQRVIANAAQLLSSLSSFVGVVTAPKKSGVFRHIEFLRLAERRVLVILVTPEGDVQNRVLFTAQDLSQSQLIEATNYVNAHYGGLTLDEVRERLKHEVEALRGEIAALMRAAVDAGTEAADSQEQVVVSGERNLLAVQDFGHDMGSLRRLFDLFEQKTQLMRLLEGSSRAEGVRIYIGGESGVVPYEELSVVSAPYEVDGQVVGTLGVIGPTRMAYDRMIQIVDITARLVTNALSQK, from the coding sequence ATGCTGGACGAGCGCGCCAAAACCCTGCTGAAGACGCTGGTCGAGCGCTACATCGCCGAGGGCCAGCCGGTGGGGTCGCGCACCCTGTCGCGTGCCTCCGGGCTCGACCTGTCGCCGGCCACCATCCGCAACGTGATGGCCGACCTGGAGGAGCTGGGCCTGATCGCCAGCCCGCACACCTCGGCCGGCCGCATTCCCACGCCGCGCGGCTACCGGCTCTTCGTCGACACCCTGCTCACGGTGCGCAACCCCGACCTCGCCGGCGCCGTCGCGCCGCCCGAGGCGCGCCAGGCGCTGCGCCCCGACCAGCCGCAGCGGGTGATCGCCAACGCCGCGCAGTTGCTGTCCAGCCTGTCCAGCTTCGTCGGCGTCGTGACGGCGCCGAAGAAGAGCGGCGTCTTCCGCCACATCGAGTTCCTTCGCCTGGCCGAGCGGCGGGTGCTGGTCATCCTCGTCACGCCCGAGGGCGACGTGCAGAACCGGGTGCTCTTCACCGCGCAGGACCTCAGCCAGTCACAGCTGATCGAGGCCACCAACTACGTCAACGCCCACTACGGCGGCCTGACGCTCGACGAGGTGCGCGAGCGGCTGAAGCACGAGGTGGAGGCGCTGCGCGGCGAGATCGCGGCGCTGATGCGCGCCGCGGTGGACGCGGGCACCGAAGCGGCCGACAGCCAGGAGCAGGTGGTCGTCAGCGGCGAGCGCAACCTGCTGGCGGTGCAGGACTTCGGGCACGACATGGGCTCGCTGCGCCGGCTGTTCGACCTCTTCGAGCAGAAGACCCAACTGATGCGCCTGCTGGAGGGGTCCAGCCGTGCCGAGGGCGTGCGCATCTACATCGGCGGCGAGAGCGGCGTCGTGCCGTACGAGGAGCTGTCGGTGGTGAGCGCGCCCTACGAGGTCGACGGTCAGGTGGTCGGCACGCTGGGCGTCATCGGTCCCACGCGCATGGCCTACGACCGCATGATCCAGATCGTCGACATCACCGCCCGGCTGGTGACCAACGCGCTGAGCCAGAAGTAG
- the otnI gene encoding 2-oxo-tetronate isomerase produces MPRFAANLTLLYNEHGFLDRVAAAAHDGFAAVECLFPYAWPAQAIAERLAAHRLQTVLFNAPPGDWDAGERGLACLPGREAEFDAGIAQALAYAAVLGCPRLHVMAGRLPPDANRDAATSVYIDNLRRAARAARPLGVDLLIEPINRRDMPGYFLCRQEEAHAVLDAVGEPNLKVQMDLYHAQIVEGDLATNLRRWLPTGRVGHLQIAGVPERHEPDVGEVHYPYLFDLIDALGYDGWIGCEYRPRRGAVPGGTSDGLGWRAARDRPVG; encoded by the coding sequence ATGCCCCGCTTCGCGGCCAACCTCACGCTGCTCTACAACGAGCACGGCTTCCTCGACCGCGTTGCCGCCGCCGCGCACGACGGCTTTGCCGCCGTCGAGTGCCTGTTCCCCTATGCCTGGCCCGCCCAGGCCATCGCCGAGCGGTTGGCGGCGCACCGGCTGCAGACGGTGCTCTTCAACGCGCCGCCCGGCGACTGGGACGCCGGCGAGCGCGGGCTGGCCTGCCTGCCCGGGCGCGAGGCCGAGTTCGACGCCGGCATCGCGCAGGCGCTGGCATACGCGGCCGTGCTCGGCTGCCCGCGGTTGCACGTGATGGCGGGGCGCCTGCCGCCGGATGCAAACCGGGACGCCGCCACATCGGTGTACATCGACAACCTGCGCCGCGCCGCCCGGGCCGCAAGGCCGCTGGGCGTGGACCTGCTGATCGAGCCGATCAACCGGCGCGACATGCCGGGCTACTTCCTCTGCCGGCAGGAGGAGGCGCATGCGGTGCTCGACGCGGTCGGCGAGCCCAACCTCAAGGTGCAGATGGACCTGTACCACGCGCAGATCGTCGAGGGCGACCTGGCGACGAACCTGCGCCGCTGGCTGCCCACCGGCCGCGTCGGCCACCTGCAGATCGCCGGGGTGCCGGAGCGGCACGAGCCCGACGTCGGCGAGGTGCACTACCCGTACCTCTTCGACCTCATCGACGCCCTGGGCTACGACGGCTGGATCGGCTGCGAATACCGCCCCCGGCGCGGTGCGGTGCCCGGCGGCACCTCCGACGGGCTGGGCTGGCGGGCCGCCCGCGACCGCCCGGTCGGTTGA
- the radC gene encoding RadC family protein, with product MSLSSTSTVDAVASLLVREVDGQYRPANAHEVLQQARWVLSQQVRRGSTMSSPKAVKDYLQVQIGLLEHEVFCVLFLDAQHRVIEFRQMFRGTVAQTSVYPREVVKESLALNAAAVILAHNHPSGVAEPSRADEVLTQTLKSALALVDVRVLDHMVVGAGDLVSFAERGLI from the coding sequence ATGTCGCTGTCTTCCACTTCTACCGTTGACGCAGTTGCATCGTTGCTGGTGCGCGAGGTCGATGGGCAGTACCGGCCGGCCAATGCCCACGAGGTGCTGCAGCAGGCGAGGTGGGTGTTGTCGCAGCAGGTGCGACGCGGTTCCACGATGTCCTCACCGAAAGCGGTCAAGGACTACTTGCAGGTGCAGATCGGCTTGTTGGAACACGAGGTCTTCTGCGTTCTCTTCCTGGACGCACAGCATCGCGTCATCGAGTTCAGGCAGATGTTTCGCGGCACCGTGGCGCAAACGTCTGTGTACCCGCGCGAGGTTGTCAAGGAGTCCCTGGCACTCAACGCAGCAGCAGTGATCCTGGCGCACAACCACCCGTCCGGTGTGGCCGAGCCGAGCCGGGCCGATGAGGTCCTGACACAGACGCTCAAGTCCGCACTCGCGTTGGTCGATGTGCGGGTGCTTGATCACATGGTCGTCGGCGCCGGGGACCTGGTGTCCTTCGCCGAGCGCGGGCTGATCTAA
- a CDS encoding single-stranded DNA-binding protein, with product MANVQVIQRNAHLAGPVRLGYVKGREGRVAKAVLIAISNTRRSSAEAQDEEATAIQWTLWGKQAENAAAYLVKGSHVNVVGRLQNNNYEKDGSVVYALTFTVEEIDYLDSRVESEARRHGGPGAQGGSSGDDVSAPTASPRRPSRLREHRQAHA from the coding sequence ATGGCCAACGTTCAAGTCATCCAGCGTAACGCTCACCTCGCCGGTCCTGTCCGGTTGGGCTACGTCAAGGGGCGAGAAGGCAGGGTCGCCAAGGCGGTGCTGATCGCTATCAGCAACACCCGCCGGAGTTCGGCCGAAGCGCAGGACGAAGAGGCCACCGCGATCCAGTGGACGCTGTGGGGCAAGCAGGCCGAGAACGCGGCGGCGTACCTGGTCAAGGGCTCGCACGTCAACGTCGTCGGGCGCCTGCAGAACAACAACTACGAGAAAGACGGCTCCGTCGTCTACGCCCTGACGTTCACCGTCGAGGAGATCGACTACCTCGACAGCCGAGTTGAATCCGAAGCGCGCCGCCACGGTGGCCCGGGCGCACAGGGCGGCAGCAGCGGTGATGACGTCTCTGCACCGACTGCCAGCCCCCGCAGGCCGTCCCGGCTGCGGGAGCACAGGCAGGCCCACGCCTGA
- a CDS encoding DUF932 domain-containing protein has protein sequence MDSTPTLSTRFARNTRMLRGDQPLSEDQMRAAAPSIFAEGKHASRSERYTYIPTIEVLRGLRQEGFEPFMVAQGASRVEGKAEFTKHMIRLRHAGQVQTRPEANEIILVNSHDGASSYQMLAGLFRFVCCNGLVVGDVVEDIRIPHRGNVQGKVIDGAFRVLEEFEAVEEHTEAMKALQLRPPEEMAFATAALALRFGERSVEETRGHRPAPVTAEQLIEARRHEDIGHSLWSTFQRVQENVMRGGQSGRSAQGRRLQTRPVGSIDRGVSLNRALWMLAEEMRRLKG, from the coding sequence ATGGACTCGACCCCGACACTGTCGACCCGCTTCGCCCGCAACACCCGGATGTTGCGAGGTGACCAGCCCCTGAGCGAAGACCAGATGCGCGCTGCGGCGCCGTCCATCTTTGCTGAGGGCAAGCACGCCAGCCGCTCCGAGCGCTACACCTACATCCCCACCATCGAGGTCCTGCGCGGCCTGCGCCAGGAGGGCTTCGAGCCCTTCATGGTCGCGCAAGGCGCCAGCCGGGTGGAAGGCAAGGCGGAGTTCACCAAGCACATGATCCGCCTGCGCCACGCCGGGCAAGTGCAGACCCGACCGGAGGCCAACGAGATCATCCTTGTCAACAGCCACGACGGTGCCAGCTCGTACCAGATGCTGGCCGGGCTCTTCCGCTTTGTCTGCTGCAACGGCCTCGTGGTGGGCGACGTGGTGGAGGACATCCGTATCCCGCACCGGGGCAACGTGCAAGGGAAGGTGATCGATGGCGCCTTCCGCGTCCTTGAGGAGTTTGAAGCAGTGGAGGAGCACACCGAGGCGATGAAGGCGCTGCAGCTCAGGCCGCCAGAGGAGATGGCCTTCGCCACCGCCGCCCTGGCCCTGCGCTTTGGTGAGCGCAGCGTAGAGGAGACCCGCGGGCACCGGCCGGCGCCCGTGACGGCCGAGCAGCTGATCGAGGCGCGCCGGCATGAAGACATCGGCCACAGCCTGTGGAGCACCTTCCAGCGGGTGCAGGAGAACGTGATGCGTGGCGGCCAGTCGGGCCGCAGTGCACAAGGTCGGCGGTTGCAGACGCGACCCGTGGGCAGCATCGACCGGGGCGTGAGCCTGAACCGCGCGCTGTGGATGCTCGCCGAGGAGATGCGCAGGTTGAAGGGGTGA
- a CDS encoding type II toxin-antitoxin system RelE/ParE family toxin, which produces MARLELAPEVLDDFDRFFDHLQAFEVEDIPQRIREILDALQILTHSPLIGRKVRGGLRELVIGQDARGYIALYRYIPGIDTVFVLAVRSEREEGFKRSP; this is translated from the coding sequence ATGGCGCGCCTGGAACTCGCGCCCGAGGTCCTGGACGACTTCGACCGCTTCTTCGACCACCTGCAGGCGTTCGAGGTTGAGGACATCCCGCAGCGCATCCGTGAGATCCTGGACGCGCTGCAGATCCTGACGCACAGCCCGCTGATCGGGCGCAAGGTACGCGGCGGGCTGCGCGAACTCGTGATCGGCCAGGACGCGCGGGGCTACATCGCGCTGTACCGCTACATCCCCGGCATTGACACCGTCTTCGTGTTGGCCGTCAGAAGCGAGCGGGAAGAAGGCTTCAAGCGGTCACCCTGA
- a CDS encoding ribbon-helix-helix protein, CopG family: MSTTTIRLEEELKARIAAAAEREGKTAHAFIVDAIAQTVEQSELDDEFQRIAEERWVKVRATGKSVPFDKARAYLEARAQGQRPARPAARKLTG; encoded by the coding sequence ATGAGCACCACCACCATCCGCCTGGAAGAGGAGCTCAAGGCCCGCATCGCAGCGGCGGCTGAACGAGAGGGGAAGACGGCTCACGCCTTCATCGTGGACGCCATCGCGCAGACGGTAGAGCAATCGGAACTCGACGACGAATTCCAGCGCATTGCCGAAGAGCGCTGGGTCAAGGTCCGGGCCACCGGCAAGTCGGTTCCCTTCGACAAGGCGCGCGCGTACCTGGAGGCCAGGGCGCAGGGTCAGCGCCCTGCCCGCCCCGCGGCGCGAAAGCTGACCGGCTGA
- the stbB gene encoding StbB family protein, giving the protein MRIAVINFSGNVGKTTVARHLLLPRIPGADFISVESLNAGEDQGPALRGSQFRELQSYLQTVGSAVVDIGASNIEDLIDRMHRYQRSHEDFDCFVVPTVPPRKQQQDTIATIAELSELGVSPAKLRIVFNMVDYRAEVQQSFGMLLAFLQERPLATADHRCRLGQNELYERIKASGTEVAELAADTTDYRRRIVEAGSMAEKLALADRLANARLAGGVLKELDACFAALGFATMTSDALDASTQERS; this is encoded by the coding sequence ATGAGGATCGCCGTCATCAACTTCTCCGGCAATGTAGGCAAGACGACTGTCGCTCGGCATCTGCTCCTGCCGCGCATTCCGGGCGCCGACTTCATTTCTGTCGAGAGCCTAAACGCCGGAGAGGATCAAGGCCCGGCCCTGCGCGGCAGCCAGTTCCGCGAGTTGCAGTCGTACCTGCAGACCGTCGGGAGTGCCGTGGTCGACATCGGCGCCAGCAACATCGAAGACCTCATCGACCGCATGCATCGCTATCAGCGAAGTCACGAAGACTTCGACTGCTTCGTGGTGCCGACGGTCCCGCCGCGGAAGCAACAGCAGGACACGATCGCGACAATCGCCGAATTGTCCGAGCTTGGCGTCTCACCGGCAAAGCTTCGCATCGTCTTCAACATGGTCGACTACCGCGCAGAGGTGCAGCAGTCATTCGGCATGCTGTTGGCCTTCCTGCAGGAGCGGCCCCTGGCAACGGCAGACCATCGCTGCCGGCTCGGACAGAACGAGTTGTACGAGCGCATCAAGGCATCCGGCACCGAGGTGGCTGAACTGGCGGCCGACACCACCGACTACCGACGCCGGATCGTCGAGGCCGGTTCGATGGCCGAGAAGTTGGCCTTGGCCGACCGGCTGGCGAACGCACGGCTCGCTGGCGGGGTGCTCAAGGAACTGGACGCGTGCTTCGCTGCGTTGGGCTTTGCGACCATGACCAGCGACGCGCTCGATGCGTCGACGCAGGAGAGGTCATGA
- a CDS encoding phage protein Gp27 family protein, translated as MQLTPRLPPGRKSRKALAYASEIQRLRAQGYTNEAIREALADAGIKVSRSTVHREASRQAVADGPTRPSTSMANAAKETS; from the coding sequence ATGCAACTGACTCCCCGACTGCCCCCCGGCCGCAAGTCGCGCAAGGCGCTGGCCTATGCCAGCGAGATTCAGCGTCTGCGGGCGCAGGGCTATACCAACGAGGCCATCCGCGAGGCACTGGCCGACGCGGGCATCAAGGTCAGCAGAAGCACCGTCCACCGCGAGGCCAGCCGTCAGGCAGTCGCAGATGGTCCTACGCGGCCGAGCACGTCCATGGCCAACGCAGCAAAGGAGACATCATGA
- a CDS encoding relaxase/mobilization nuclease domain-containing protein, with protein sequence MTQAPNIDGILITWGDRLFYPGNRIVKGQPQPRLSGAAARQRAAAIRRRIEATVVRRAPQVMVKVTGGGRGMKAIAAHFRYISKNGRLEIEDQRGETMRGKDTLHDLADEWRLGGSLIPDEGEPGRRREAFNIMLSMPRGTDSASVHWAAREFAKSELSDHKYVMVLHDHQANPHVHISVRAESVRGRRLNPRKTDLHRWRETFAAKLHERGIEAEATRQATRGAARRYPELWQVKARDDGRLLKRPVPGKLSVAGQASREEAQQSWRELAKALAATGSEADQQLARSIEAFAVAMTRQPGATQARSRDQQGSTSDRHR encoded by the coding sequence ATGACTCAAGCCCCCAACATCGACGGCATCCTGATCACCTGGGGCGATCGGCTCTTCTATCCGGGCAACCGTATCGTCAAGGGCCAGCCTCAACCGCGGCTCAGTGGTGCAGCTGCACGGCAGCGGGCGGCAGCGATCCGTCGACGCATCGAGGCCACTGTGGTGCGGCGTGCGCCCCAGGTCATGGTCAAGGTGACGGGCGGCGGGCGGGGCATGAAGGCCATCGCGGCGCACTTCCGCTACATCAGCAAGAACGGCAGGCTGGAGATTGAGGACCAGCGCGGCGAGACGATGCGGGGCAAGGACACGCTGCACGACTTGGCCGACGAGTGGCGGCTCGGTGGCTCACTGATCCCGGATGAAGGCGAACCCGGTCGCCGGCGTGAGGCTTTTAACATCATGCTGTCGATGCCGCGAGGTACAGACTCGGCCAGTGTGCATTGGGCGGCACGGGAGTTTGCGAAGTCCGAGTTGTCCGACCATAAGTACGTCATGGTGCTGCATGACCACCAGGCCAACCCGCACGTGCACATCAGCGTGCGGGCCGAGTCGGTGCGTGGCCGGCGCCTGAACCCTCGCAAGACCGACCTGCACCGCTGGCGCGAGACCTTCGCGGCGAAGCTTCACGAGCGCGGGATCGAAGCCGAGGCGACGCGGCAGGCGACTCGGGGCGCTGCGCGGCGCTATCCAGAGCTCTGGCAGGTCAAGGCGCGCGACGACGGCCGGCTGCTCAAGCGTCCGGTGCCCGGGAAGCTCAGCGTGGCCGGGCAGGCTAGCCGCGAGGAAGCGCAACAGTCGTGGCGCGAGCTCGCCAAGGCCCTCGCGGCCACAGGTAGCGAAGCCGACCAGCAACTCGCGCGCTCGATCGAGGCCTTCGCCGTGGCCATGACCCGGCAGCCTGGCGCTACGCAGGCGCGGAGCCGCGATCAGCAGGGATCGACGTCGGACAGGCACCGGTAG
- a CDS encoding restriction endonuclease: MGTEHEDWASARKMPEWERYERLVARLVADQLSTVYCVTLNAKVQGKISERSRQIDVLIDARHDTDNRQRIIIDAKARARQIDVTHVEAFRGLMEDVEATHGYLVCPHGYTPAAERRAQEAVSIRLLPLDRLENFDPSTWPRCLTASCRNGRVFWDGYPAFDVMLAPAQAPTSAPRRATFVHYVGKCDRCGRFHVKCTTCGDMFSPTYESDEDCGVTCSCRLPWFWLASIESDMNGTRSVELHLIAGADRIWTVDRRSL; this comes from the coding sequence ATGGGAACAGAACACGAAGACTGGGCCAGCGCGCGCAAGATGCCGGAGTGGGAGCGCTACGAACGCCTCGTTGCGCGGCTCGTGGCCGACCAGCTTTCTACGGTCTACTGCGTCACGCTGAACGCGAAGGTTCAGGGCAAGATCAGCGAGCGCAGCCGGCAGATCGACGTGCTCATTGACGCACGCCACGACACGGACAACCGGCAGCGGATCATCATCGACGCAAAGGCGCGCGCCCGGCAGATCGATGTGACGCATGTGGAGGCGTTTCGCGGTCTCATGGAAGACGTGGAAGCGACCCACGGCTATCTCGTCTGTCCGCATGGCTATACACCGGCAGCCGAACGCCGTGCGCAAGAAGCCGTCTCCATCCGACTGCTGCCCCTCGATCGCCTGGAAAACTTTGACCCCTCGACTTGGCCAAGGTGTCTAACAGCCAGTTGTCGAAATGGCCGGGTGTTCTGGGACGGTTACCCTGCCTTTGATGTGATGCTTGCGCCAGCCCAGGCACCGACCTCGGCCCCCCGCCGCGCCACTTTCGTGCACTACGTCGGTAAGTGCGACCGCTGCGGGCGCTTTCACGTCAAGTGCACGACCTGCGGCGACATGTTCTCGCCGACCTACGAGTCCGACGAGGATTGCGGTGTGACCTGCAGTTGCCGGCTCCCATGGTTCTGGCTGGCCTCGATCGAGTCTGATATGAACGGCACACGTTCCGTAGAGTTGCATTTGATCGCCGGTGCCGACCGGATATGGACTGTCGATCGACGATCCCTGTGA
- a CDS encoding DNA-binding protein has translation MLARVQVDPKFHDSLLKEGIETALFGEVDTGKAILRDYSNKATVGFEQLAAKTGLSTTTLIRMLGPTGNPQTRNLFSVIRHLQRHAGLTLHVAA, from the coding sequence GTGCTGGCACGCGTCCAGGTCGACCCCAAATTCCACGATTCACTGCTCAAGGAAGGCATCGAGACCGCGCTCTTTGGCGAAGTGGACACCGGCAAGGCCATCTTGCGTGACTACAGTAATAAGGCGACAGTCGGCTTCGAGCAGCTCGCCGCCAAGACTGGTTTATCGACGACGACCCTGATCCGCATGTTGGGCCCGACCGGCAACCCGCAAACGCGCAATCTGTTCAGCGTCATCCGCCATCTCCAACGCCACGCTGGCCTCACCCTTCACGTTGCGGCCTGA
- a CDS encoding very short patch repair endonuclease, with product MAAVGCKDTAPERYLRKLLFAAGFRFRLHVAGLPGKPDIVLPRHKTVVFVHGCFWHGHSCARGKRPGSNTDFWNTKLDANIRRDRRNRAALKAAGWRSIVIWQCDLQRASSRLVRKLKAEKPGVGTRGRSPFP from the coding sequence ATGGCGGCCGTGGGCTGCAAAGACACCGCGCCCGAGCGGTATCTACGCAAGCTTCTTTTTGCCGCCGGCTTTCGCTTTCGCTTGCATGTCGCTGGCCTGCCCGGCAAGCCCGACATCGTTTTGCCACGCCACAAGACCGTCGTCTTCGTTCACGGCTGCTTCTGGCACGGCCACTCATGCGCGCGCGGCAAGCGCCCAGGCTCCAATACGGACTTTTGGAACACCAAGCTCGATGCAAACATACGCCGAGATCGACGCAACCGCGCCGCGCTAAAGGCCGCGGGGTGGCGCTCTATCGTGATCTGGCAGTGCGACCTTCAAAGGGCCAGTTCGCGCCTAGTGCGGAAGCTGAAGGCCGAGAAACCTGGTGTCGGGACGCGCGGACGAAGTCCTTTTCCTTGA
- a CDS encoding DNA cytosine methyltransferase, translating into MTNKKTSAVASAASLPTPKFIAVDFFCGAGGTTRGLIDAGGYVIAGIDKDTRCATTYSKNNVNKAIDGAEARFLHYDIFPKTRLYKDGQQEDLLAELKKLVPSYRAKAPRAPLLFAICAPCQPFTTLSKKELSEERTAGRRRDKNLLREATKFVAHFNPEMVLSENVQGIGDQRYGGVWDAFRKGLDKLGYATGTKVVCTSKFGIPQYRKRSILIAVRKDIVLPERYADLLGDTLLVPENDPDSVMVSVKQAIGHLPPLRAGEEHARIPNHRARQLQEINYKRLSGALPGESNAYMRDLPDGDLTLDCHRKVNAKLKDQCFGDVYTRMHPDRPSPTITTKCHSISNGRFGHYDTKQVRAITPREAAILQSFPEDYVFFPTDQLEPVARMIGNAVPPRLASFYAAYLARSIKEKDFVRASRHQVSRPSASALGANWPFEGRTARSR; encoded by the coding sequence ATGACGAACAAGAAGACCTCGGCGGTTGCCAGCGCCGCATCCCTGCCCACGCCGAAATTCATCGCGGTCGATTTCTTTTGCGGCGCGGGCGGTACGACCCGCGGCCTGATCGATGCGGGCGGCTACGTTATCGCAGGGATCGATAAGGACACGCGCTGCGCGACGACCTACTCGAAGAACAACGTCAACAAGGCAATCGACGGCGCTGAGGCGCGCTTTCTGCACTACGACATTTTCCCGAAGACCCGTCTGTACAAGGACGGCCAGCAAGAGGACCTGCTTGCAGAACTGAAGAAGCTCGTCCCGAGCTATCGCGCCAAAGCGCCGAGGGCTCCTTTGCTTTTCGCGATTTGCGCGCCGTGCCAGCCGTTCACGACACTGTCCAAGAAAGAGTTGAGCGAAGAGCGCACCGCTGGTCGCCGTCGTGACAAGAACCTGTTGCGCGAGGCAACCAAGTTCGTCGCGCATTTCAATCCTGAGATGGTGCTGTCGGAGAACGTCCAGGGCATCGGCGATCAGCGCTACGGCGGCGTGTGGGATGCCTTCCGCAAAGGCCTGGATAAACTCGGGTATGCGACCGGCACGAAGGTAGTCTGCACATCCAAATTCGGCATCCCGCAGTATCGGAAGCGGTCCATCCTGATCGCCGTTCGCAAGGACATCGTCCTGCCGGAGCGCTACGCCGATCTGCTAGGCGATACCTTGCTGGTTCCCGAGAACGATCCTGACAGCGTGATGGTGAGCGTGAAGCAAGCTATCGGTCATCTTCCGCCGCTTCGCGCCGGAGAAGAGCACGCACGCATCCCGAACCATCGGGCGCGGCAGCTTCAAGAGATCAACTACAAGCGGCTTTCGGGCGCGCTGCCGGGCGAATCAAACGCCTATATGAGAGACCTACCTGACGGCGATCTCACACTCGATTGCCATCGCAAGGTCAATGCGAAGCTCAAGGACCAGTGCTTCGGTGATGTGTACACGCGCATGCACCCCGATCGTCCGTCGCCCACAATTACGACGAAGTGCCACAGCATTTCAAACGGACGCTTCGGTCACTACGACACTAAGCAGGTGAGAGCGATCACCCCGCGCGAAGCAGCGATCCTGCAGTCGTTTCCGGAGGACTACGTCTTCTTTCCGACCGACCAGCTGGAACCGGTCGCGCGAATGATCGGCAACGCAGTTCCGCCGCGTCTCGCGTCCTTCTATGCCGCGTACCTGGCTCGCTCTATCAAGGAAAAGGACTTCGTCCGCGCGTCCCGACACCAGGTTTCTCGGCCTTCAGCTTCCGCACTAGGCGCGAACTGGCCCTTTGAAGGTCGCACTGCCAGATCACGATAG